GTTGCGTATTGAAGTGATGGACCAAGTCCTTGGGTCTCAGCTAGGACTTGATGTTGATCATGTTGTACTTGCCACTGCATTGATTCCTCCAACACAGAACAAGGTGATCTCAGAGGCTTTCAAAGTCCCACTAAACACGTCTGGTTTCTTCATGGAGGCCCATCCCAAGCTTCGCCCAGTCGATTGTCAGACCGATGGGATTTATGTTGCAGGAACGGCTACAGCTCCAAAGAAGATCGCTGAGAGTATCGTTCAAGGGCGCGGTGCGGCTGCACGGGCTCTGGTGCCTCTCATTAATGGGATTCGGAAGGCAGAGGCAATAGTTTCTGTTGTGGATCCGGAGCTATGTGTCGGTTGCGGGACCTGTGAGGTCAACTGTGCATATAATGCCATTGAGGTAGTACCCGGTGATGGCGGTCACGACTATGCTGTGTCGAATCCTGTCCTCTGTCAGGGATGTGGCAAATGTGCTGCGGGCTGTCCCTCAGGTGCTATCACCATGAAGCATTTTACAGATGACCAGATTCTGGCGCAGATCCATGCGGCACTGGAAGATCTACCTCCTACAGAGCCACGGATTGTTACCCTTGTCTGTAACTGGTGTAGCTATGCTGGGGCCGACAATGCTGGTGTGGCTCGTTTGCAGCAGCCCACGACTGTCCGTGATATCCGTGTCATGTGTACAGGCCGGCTTGGCGTGACTCATATGTTAGAGGCCTTTCGGTTAGGTGCTGATATGGTCTGGATATCCGGTTGTCATGTAGGTGACTGTCACTACGTAGATGGGAATATCAGTTTTGAGCGAAGGTTCAACATCGCCCGAAAGATCATTGAAAAGGCAGGACTCGAACCGGAGCGTCTTCAGTTCACCCATATCAGTGCGAGTGAGGGCGCAATCTGGGCGGAGACCGTCAAACAGATGAGTGAACTTGTGGAACGCCTTGGGCCAAGCCCATTGCGAGTGAGGTGATCATTGTGGAAGAGACATGGGGTCAATTCAAGACTTTCGAAGGTACTAGATTCGAGGCTCTGGATGCGGAATTCACACAAGAGGTCTCAACGCTGATTGGTGGACAGGACCTCACTGCATGTTTCCAGTGCGCCAAATGCAGCGCGGGGTGTCCCGTCAGTGACAAGGTCAATATTCAGGTCCATGAACTCATGCGTATGCTCCTATTTGGCCTCAAGGAGGTTCTTCAGACCGATATGGTCTGGCTCTGTACGACATGCTACACCTGTCAGGAACGCTGTCCTCAGGGAATTCATATCACCGATATTATCTTTGGACTGAAGAATATGGCCTTTAAACGGGGGATTGCTCCAAAGGGCTACATTGTTGCAAGGCAGGGATTGTTTGATACAGGGCGCCTCTACGAGCCTACAGACTGGGAACGTGAGGATCTTGAGTTGGAAGACATTCCCGAATTCAATATCGCTGACATTCAGAAGATGTTTGAGAAGACCGGACTCATGCGTTTGGAAGAGAAGGAGGATGCCTAATATGACGGAAGAGTACGAGATCTTTCTGGGTTGTTCTATTCCCAATCGATTCAACAATTATGAGAGTTCGATGCGTACTGTTGCAGAGGCTCTTGACATTAAACTGTTAGACTTTGATGGTGCATCTTGTTGTGGGACTGTCGTCCTAAAGTCGATCGATGAGACCAGCTGGCTCTCGCTCTCTGGCCGCAATATTGCTCTTGCAGAGAGCCGTGGTCATGACATTGTGACACCCTGCAATGGTTGTTATGGTTCGCTCAGGGATACAGACCACGTTCTTCATGAGCACGAGGAGCAACGTAAGGCTGTAAATGAGATCTTGCAAGAACTGAACCTCGAATATAAAGGCGAGGCGCGGATCCGTCACTTTGTAGAGGTTCTATATGACCTTCGTGACAAGATATGTGAAAAGATTGTTCGCCCGTTGACAGGTCTACGAATTGCCTTTCATCCCGGGTGTCATCTGCTACGGCCCTCCACGGTCACCGGATTTGATGATCCCGAGCTTCCTCGTAAGGTGGACGAGCTTCTTGAGCTGACGGGCGCAGTGAGTGTACCTTGGTCTCTGAAGCTACGATGCTGCGG
This Candidatus Thorarchaeota archaeon DNA region includes the following protein-coding sequences:
- a CDS encoding 4Fe-4S dicluster domain-containing protein, with the translated sequence MEETWGQFKTFEGTRFEALDAEFTQEVSTLIGGQDLTACFQCAKCSAGCPVSDKVNIQVHELMRMLLFGLKEVLQTDMVWLCTTCYTCQERCPQGIHITDIIFGLKNMAFKRGIAPKGYIVARQGLFDTGRLYEPTDWEREDLELEDIPEFNIADIQKMFEKTGLMRLEEKEDA
- a CDS encoding CoB--CoM heterodisulfide reductase iron-sulfur subunit B family protein, which produces MTEEYEIFLGCSIPNRFNNYESSMRTVAEALDIKLLDFDGASCCGTVVLKSIDETSWLSLSGRNIALAESRGHDIVTPCNGCYGSLRDTDHVLHEHEEQRKAVNEILQELNLEYKGEARIRHFVEVLYDLRDKICEKIVRPLTGLRIAFHPGCHLLRPSTVTGFDDPELPRKVDELLELTGAVSVPWSLKLRCCGSPLLIASEEVATRILQEKMESAREANANCVVTNCPACHTQFDVQVLGMKDSEGESLELPALFVTQVLGLAMGLDPERLGLEMNRVSLEPISAILGI